From the Micromonospora lupini genome, one window contains:
- a CDS encoding AAA family ATPase — protein sequence MTAGTPERTSTPGQSGRASVPEFGHGMVVGKFYPPHAGHHALIAAAAARCATVTVVVAPSRRESIPLDLRLDWLREVHADTPWVRFVGRYDDHPVDYADPAIWDAHCVVFREAVGPGPVDAVFSSEAYGVELARRFDAVPVAVDPDRRTVPVSGTAVRADPAGSWRFLSPPVRAWFVRRVVVVGAESTGTTTMAAALAAHYGTAWVPEYGRELTARKLARLRERSPEASVFDVRWDSDDFRAVVREQQAAEDAAARSSGPLLICDTDARATAVWEERYLGSASPQVRAAARRPALYLLTDDRGVPFDDDGLRDGEHLRSWMTGRFRTELAGCGVPVVELTGSHTARLARAVEACDALLAAGWSLADPLAAPHTH from the coding sequence GTGACCGCCGGGACTCCCGAGCGCACGTCGACACCGGGCCAGTCGGGGCGGGCGTCGGTTCCGGAGTTCGGGCACGGGATGGTGGTGGGGAAGTTCTACCCGCCACACGCCGGGCACCACGCGCTGATCGCGGCCGCCGCGGCCCGCTGCGCCACGGTCACCGTGGTGGTGGCGCCGTCGCGGCGGGAGTCCATCCCGCTCGACCTGCGGCTGGACTGGCTGCGGGAGGTGCACGCGGACACGCCGTGGGTCCGGTTCGTCGGTCGGTACGACGACCACCCGGTGGACTACGCCGACCCGGCGATCTGGGACGCGCACTGCGTCGTCTTCCGCGAGGCCGTCGGACCGGGGCCGGTGGACGCGGTCTTCTCCTCCGAGGCGTACGGCGTGGAGCTGGCCCGCCGCTTCGACGCCGTACCCGTGGCGGTGGATCCGGATCGGCGGACCGTGCCGGTGTCCGGCACAGCGGTCCGCGCGGACCCGGCGGGTTCCTGGCGGTTTCTGAGCCCGCCGGTGCGGGCCTGGTTCGTGCGGCGGGTGGTGGTGGTCGGCGCCGAGTCGACAGGCACCACCACGATGGCGGCGGCGCTCGCGGCGCACTACGGCACGGCCTGGGTGCCGGAGTACGGCCGGGAGTTGACGGCCCGCAAACTCGCCCGGCTACGGGAGCGATCGCCGGAGGCGAGCGTCTTCGACGTCCGCTGGGACTCCGACGACTTCCGCGCGGTGGTCCGCGAGCAGCAGGCGGCCGAGGACGCGGCGGCCCGCTCGTCGGGGCCGCTGCTGATCTGCGACACCGACGCGCGGGCCACCGCGGTCTGGGAGGAGCGCTACCTCGGCAGCGCGTCGCCGCAGGTTCGGGCGGCTGCCCGCCGGCCGGCGTTGTACCTGCTGACCGACGACAGGGGTGTGCCCTTCGACGACGACGGGCTGCGCGACGGCGAGCACCTGCGGAGCTGGATGACCGGGCGGTTCCGGACCGAGCTGGCGGGCTGCGGCGTGCCTGTGGTGGAGCTGACCGGGTCGCACACCGCGCGGCTGGCGCGGGCCGTGGAGGCCTGTGACGCCCTGCTCGCCGCCGGTTGGTCCCTCGCCGATCCCCTCGCCGCACCCCATACGCACTAG
- the uvrB gene encoding excinuclease ABC subunit UvrB: MALDIPRLDGRFQVVSEFQPAGDQPAAIDDLERRVRRGDRNTVLLGATGTGKSATTAWLIERLQRPTLVLAPNKTLCAQLAKEFSELLPHNAVEYFVSYYDYYQPEAYIPQTDTYIEKDSSINEEVERLRHSATMSLLTRRDVIVVATVSAIYGLGTPEEYLNRAVRVEVGQDLDRDKLLRRLVDIQYTRNDMAFQRGTFRVRGDTLEIIPAYEELAVRIELFGDEVEKLYYLNPLTGDVVREVDKLVIFPATHYAAGPERMERAIRDIEVELAERLAELERQGKLLEAQRLRMRTTYDIEMMRQVGFCSGIENYSMHMDGRLPGSPPHALLDYFPDDFLTVVDESHVTIPQIGGMYEGDASRKRMLIDHGFRLPSAADNRPLRFDEFLERVGQMVYLSATPGTWELEQAQGEFVEQVIRPTGLVDPQVVIKPTKGQIDDLMHEIKLRTDRDERVLVTTLTKKMAEDLSDYLLENGVRVRYLHSEVDTLRRVELLRELRKGEYDVLVGINLLREGLDLPEVSLVAILDADKEGFLRSGRSLIQTIGRAARNVSGQVHMYADKITPSMAAAIDETDRRRAKQIAHNEAHGISPEPLRKKIHDILDDIYREAEDTENSRVGGAARQLSRGKAPVKETRSRSRSAATTTSREGMARADLAQLIQELNDQMLAAARELQFELAARIRDEVADLKKELRGMDAAGVK, encoded by the coding sequence ATGGCGCTCGACATTCCCCGGCTCGACGGCCGCTTCCAGGTCGTCAGTGAATTCCAGCCGGCCGGCGACCAGCCGGCCGCCATCGACGACCTTGAGCGCCGGGTGCGGCGCGGCGACCGCAACACGGTGCTCCTCGGCGCGACAGGCACCGGCAAGAGCGCCACCACCGCGTGGCTGATCGAGCGGCTGCAGCGCCCCACCCTGGTGCTCGCCCCGAACAAGACGCTCTGCGCGCAGCTGGCCAAGGAGTTCAGCGAGCTGCTGCCGCACAACGCGGTCGAATACTTCGTCTCGTACTACGACTACTACCAGCCCGAGGCGTACATCCCGCAGACCGACACCTACATCGAGAAGGACTCCTCGATCAACGAGGAGGTCGAGCGGCTGCGGCACTCGGCGACGATGTCGCTGCTCACCCGCCGCGACGTGATCGTGGTGGCGACCGTCTCGGCGATCTACGGCCTGGGCACCCCGGAGGAATACCTCAACCGGGCGGTCCGGGTCGAGGTCGGGCAGGATCTCGACCGCGACAAGCTGCTGCGCCGGCTCGTCGACATCCAGTACACCCGCAACGACATGGCCTTCCAGCGCGGCACCTTCCGCGTCCGCGGCGACACGCTGGAGATCATTCCGGCGTACGAGGAGTTGGCGGTCCGCATCGAGCTGTTCGGCGACGAGGTGGAGAAGCTCTACTACCTCAACCCGTTGACAGGTGACGTGGTCCGTGAGGTCGACAAGTTGGTGATCTTCCCGGCGACGCACTACGCGGCCGGTCCGGAGCGGATGGAGCGGGCGATCCGCGACATCGAGGTGGAGCTGGCCGAGCGGCTGGCCGAGCTGGAGCGGCAGGGCAAGCTGCTGGAGGCGCAGCGGCTGCGGATGCGCACCACGTACGACATCGAGATGATGCGGCAGGTGGGCTTCTGCTCCGGCATCGAGAACTACTCGATGCACATGGACGGGCGGCTGCCCGGCAGCCCGCCGCACGCCCTGCTCGACTACTTCCCGGACGACTTCCTCACAGTTGTCGACGAGTCGCACGTGACGATCCCGCAGATCGGCGGCATGTACGAGGGTGACGCCTCCCGCAAGCGGATGCTCATCGACCACGGGTTCCGGCTGCCCAGCGCGGCCGACAACCGGCCGCTGCGTTTCGACGAGTTCCTGGAGCGGGTCGGCCAGATGGTCTACCTGTCGGCGACCCCGGGCACGTGGGAGCTGGAACAGGCCCAGGGGGAGTTCGTCGAGCAGGTCATCCGCCCCACCGGGTTGGTCGACCCGCAGGTCGTGATCAAGCCGACCAAGGGCCAGATCGACGACCTCATGCACGAGATCAAGCTGCGGACCGACCGCGACGAGCGGGTGCTTGTCACCACGCTTACCAAGAAGATGGCCGAGGACCTGTCGGACTACCTCCTGGAGAACGGCGTCCGGGTGCGCTACCTGCACTCGGAGGTCGACACGCTGCGCCGGGTGGAGTTGCTGCGCGAGCTGCGCAAGGGCGAGTACGACGTGCTCGTCGGCATCAACCTGCTCCGCGAGGGTCTGGACCTGCCCGAGGTGTCGCTCGTCGCGATCCTGGACGCCGACAAGGAGGGCTTCCTGCGCAGCGGCCGGTCGCTGATCCAGACCATCGGGCGGGCCGCCCGGAACGTCTCGGGCCAGGTGCACATGTACGCCGACAAGATCACCCCGTCGATGGCGGCGGCTATCGACGAGACCGACAGACGTCGCGCCAAGCAGATCGCGCACAACGAGGCACACGGGATCAGTCCGGAGCCGCTGCGCAAAAAGATCCACGACATTCTGGACGACATCTACCGCGAGGCGGAGGACACCGAAAACTCCCGGGTCGGCGGCGCGGCGCGTCAGCTCTCCCGGGGCAAGGCGCCGGTCAAGGAGACCCGCAGCCGCAGCCGGTCGGCCGCCACGACCACGTCCCGGGAGGGGATGGCCCGTGCCGACCTCGCCCAGCTCATCCAGGAACTCAACGATCAGATGCTGGCCGCCGCCCGTGAGCTGCAGTTCGAGCTGGCGGCGCGGATCCGCGACGAGGTCGCCGACCTGAAGAAGGAGCTGCGTGGCATGGACGCCGCAGGCGTGAAGTGA
- a CDS encoding C40 family peptidase, which produces MELQPGREAIVRVAVATLWSSPEAVRPVDGPALTAGVDIPTWVSGMDTDQQVGDCVLSQLLLGERVLVDELRPDGWARVVAVEQPAAKLDPRGYPGWLPADQLTPVDPHVSGDSLVVDATSTELRAAPGGPVALPGVVVGTRLVPAGPVHDGWQPVHVPARATPLWLPDGQLAPAPTAPPSAADALAVAQRLRDVLYIWGGLSAYGIDCSGLVHLAWRRFGVLLPRDADDQAVATTPLPLGAERPGDLYFFARPGRKIHHIGIVTAVAGDLTDRRMLHACYRRRRVLEEALPADRIATLVGVHRV; this is translated from the coding sequence GTGGAGCTCCAACCGGGCCGCGAGGCCATCGTCCGAGTCGCGGTGGCGACGCTGTGGTCCTCCCCCGAGGCGGTCCGACCGGTCGACGGTCCCGCCCTCACGGCCGGCGTCGACATCCCGACCTGGGTCTCCGGAATGGACACCGACCAGCAGGTCGGCGACTGCGTGCTGAGCCAGCTCCTGCTCGGCGAGCGGGTGCTCGTCGACGAGCTGCGCCCGGACGGCTGGGCGCGTGTCGTCGCCGTCGAGCAGCCGGCCGCCAAGCTCGATCCCCGCGGCTACCCGGGCTGGCTGCCCGCCGACCAGCTGACCCCCGTGGATCCCCACGTCAGCGGTGACTCGCTTGTGGTGGACGCCACCAGCACCGAGCTACGCGCCGCCCCGGGCGGGCCGGTGGCCCTGCCCGGCGTCGTCGTCGGCACCCGCCTCGTCCCGGCCGGCCCGGTCCACGACGGCTGGCAGCCGGTCCACGTCCCCGCTCGGGCCACGCCGCTCTGGCTGCCCGACGGGCAGCTCGCCCCGGCGCCGACCGCGCCACCAAGCGCCGCCGACGCGCTCGCGGTGGCCCAGCGGCTGCGGGACGTGCTCTACATCTGGGGCGGCCTCTCCGCGTACGGCATCGACTGCTCCGGCCTCGTCCACCTGGCCTGGCGCCGGTTCGGCGTGCTGCTGCCCCGCGACGCCGACGACCAGGCCGTCGCCACGACCCCGCTGCCCCTGGGCGCGGAGCGCCCCGGCGACCTCTACTTCTTCGCCCGCCCCGGGCGGAAGATCCACCACATCGGCATCGTCACCGCGGTCGCCGGGGACCTGACCGACCGGCGGATGCTGCACGCCTGCTACCGGCGGCGACGGGTGCTGGAGGAAGCGCTGCCGGCCGACCGGATCGCCACCCTGGTCGGCGTCCACCGGGTCTGA
- the coaE gene encoding dephospho-CoA kinase yields MLRVGLTGGIGSGKSAVAARLVELGAVLVDADQVAREVVAPGTEGLAEIVATFSETVLDAEGTLDRAALGAVVFSDEAARRRLEAITHPRVRARTAELVAAAAPDAIVVNDVPLLVEVGLAPTYHLVIVVQTAVPTRLERLTRDRGMDRAEAERRIAAQADDARRSAAADVVLTNDGSLVALHAAVDALWRQRLQPYEDNLRQRRVVPALGRGDGAGVDPTWPEQYARLVARIRHALAPTDLRIDHIGATAVPGLAADDVIDVQVAVPRLADADGPLADRLANAGFPRVPGHWWDDPRPAGRGRWEKRLHGSADPGRPVRLHVREAESPGWRYALLMRDHLRADPDQRAAYLLFKRDLVDAAPHVGDSGTAGDPWFDEEYLRAEQWAARTGWRP; encoded by the coding sequence GTGCTGAGGGTGGGTTTGACCGGCGGGATCGGGTCGGGCAAGAGCGCGGTGGCCGCGCGGCTGGTGGAGTTGGGCGCGGTGCTCGTGGATGCCGACCAGGTCGCCCGGGAGGTCGTCGCGCCGGGCACCGAGGGCCTCGCGGAGATCGTCGCCACCTTCTCGGAGACGGTGCTGGACGCCGAGGGCACCCTGGATCGCGCCGCGTTGGGCGCGGTCGTGTTCTCCGACGAGGCAGCCCGTCGTCGGCTGGAGGCGATCACCCATCCTCGGGTGCGGGCGCGTACGGCCGAGCTGGTCGCCGCGGCGGCACCTGACGCGATAGTGGTCAACGATGTGCCGCTGCTGGTGGAGGTGGGGCTCGCGCCGACGTACCACCTGGTGATCGTGGTGCAGACGGCCGTGCCGACGCGGTTGGAGCGGCTGACGCGCGACCGGGGGATGGACCGCGCGGAGGCCGAGCGGCGGATCGCCGCGCAGGCCGACGACGCCCGCCGGAGCGCCGCGGCGGACGTGGTGCTGACCAACGACGGAAGTCTGGTGGCGCTGCACGCCGCGGTGGACGCGCTGTGGCGGCAGCGGCTCCAGCCCTACGAGGACAACCTGCGGCAGCGGCGTGTCGTGCCGGCGCTGGGCCGCGGCGACGGGGCAGGGGTCGATCCGACCTGGCCCGAGCAGTACGCCCGGCTGGTCGCCCGGATCCGTCACGCGCTCGCGCCGACGGACCTGCGGATCGACCACATCGGTGCGACGGCGGTGCCCGGGCTCGCCGCCGACGACGTCATCGACGTGCAGGTGGCGGTGCCCCGCCTCGCCGACGCCGACGGGCCGCTTGCCGACCGGCTGGCGAACGCGGGGTTTCCCCGGGTGCCGGGGCACTGGTGGGACGATCCGCGCCCGGCCGGCCGAGGCCGGTGGGAGAAGCGGCTGCACGGCAGCGCCGACCCGGGTCGCCCGGTGCGCCTGCACGTGCGGGAGGCCGAGTCGCCCGGCTGGCGGTACGCGCTGCTGATGCGTGACCACCTGCGCGCCGACCCGGATCAGCGGGCCGCGTACCTGTTGTTCAAGCGGGATCTGGTCGACGCCGCGCCACACGTCGGCGACTCCGGCACGGCCGGCGACCCCTGGTTCGACGAGGAGTACCTGCGGGCCGAGCAGTGGGCCGCGCGGACCGGCTGGCGGCCCTGA
- a CDS encoding helix-turn-helix domain-containing protein — protein sequence MPLPTSPVIRRARLGAELRQLRRREALTLEQVCDRLGWASTSKLSRIELGQSRPDLADVLDLLDIYQVPAAARDALIVIARDAATSRGWWKTLGEMSERQRVYAELEAGAADIVEYQPAVVPGLLQTPAYARSRVAAGTLLAPEVDVEVEVRARALRQEVLRRAEPPRYTAVLAEAACDPGDLPVDVWRDQLRHLVTVTGLAHVTVRLLPRGVAGSGLHPLTPYSWYAFPDPADPRTVMLEALTTDVRLATMLDVDRYERMTEALLAAALSPEETVTALARRVGE from the coding sequence ATGCCGTTGCCAACAAGTCCTGTCATTCGACGCGCGCGGCTCGGCGCCGAGCTGCGTCAGCTACGTCGGCGCGAGGCGCTGACCCTGGAGCAGGTCTGCGACCGGCTGGGCTGGGCCTCGACGTCGAAGCTGTCCCGCATCGAGCTGGGGCAGAGCCGTCCGGATCTCGCCGACGTGCTGGATCTGCTTGACATCTACCAGGTGCCGGCGGCGGCCCGTGACGCGCTGATCGTGATCGCGCGGGATGCGGCAACCAGCCGCGGCTGGTGGAAGACGCTCGGCGAGATGAGCGAGCGGCAGCGCGTCTACGCCGAGTTGGAGGCGGGCGCGGCCGACATCGTCGAATATCAGCCGGCGGTCGTGCCGGGGCTGCTCCAGACGCCGGCGTACGCCCGGTCGCGGGTCGCCGCCGGCACCCTGCTCGCGCCGGAGGTCGACGTGGAGGTGGAGGTGCGCGCCCGGGCGCTGCGGCAGGAGGTGCTGCGCCGGGCCGAGCCGCCGCGCTACACGGCGGTGCTCGCCGAGGCGGCGTGCGATCCGGGTGACCTGCCGGTCGACGTCTGGCGTGACCAGTTGCGACACCTGGTGACGGTGACCGGGCTGGCCCACGTGACGGTGCGACTCCTGCCGCGCGGGGTGGCCGGCAGCGGGCTGCACCCGCTCACCCCGTACTCCTGGTATGCCTTTCCCGACCCGGCGGACCCGCGGACGGTGATGCTGGAGGCGTTGACCACCGACGTCCGGCTGGCGACCATGCTCGACGTCGACAGGTACGAGCGGATGACGGAGGCGCTGCTGGCGGCAGCCCTGTCACCTGAGGAGACGGTCACCGCGCTGGCTCGCCGCGTCGGCGAGTGA
- the rpsA gene encoding 30S ribosomal protein S1, translating into MTSSIEAPSSATRVTHDDLGSEEAFLAAIDETIKYFNDGDIVEGTVVKVDRDEVLLDIGYKTEGVIPSRELSIKHDVDPAEVVTVGDHIEALVLQKEDKEGRLILSKKRAQYERAWGTIEKIKDEDGVVRGSVIEVVKGGLILDIGLRGFLPASLVEMRRVRDLQPYVGRELEAKIIELDKNRNNVVLSRRAWLEQTQSEVRTEFLNKLQKGQVRKGVVSSIVNFGAFVDLGGVDGLVHVSELSWKHIDHPSEVVEVGQEVEVEVLDVDLDRERVSLSLKATQEDPWRQFARTHAIQQIVPGKVTKLVPFGAFVRVDDGIEGLVHISELAERHVEIPEQVVQVGSEVMVKVIDIDLERRRISLSLKQANEGFVEGEEHFDPTLYGMAATYDTEGNYIYPEGFDPETGEWLEGYDKQRETWENQYAEARQRWEAHTKQVQTSRAADAEAAANPTPVVPAASGGTTSSSSPAPSRQAEEPAGTLATDEALAALREKLAGGK; encoded by the coding sequence ATGACGAGCAGCATCGAGGCCCCCTCGAGCGCCACCCGGGTCACCCACGACGATCTCGGTTCCGAGGAGGCATTCCTCGCCGCGATCGACGAGACCATCAAGTACTTCAACGACGGCGACATTGTCGAAGGCACCGTCGTCAAGGTCGATCGGGACGAGGTCCTGCTCGACATCGGCTACAAGACCGAGGGTGTCATCCCCTCTCGGGAGTTGTCGATCAAGCACGACGTGGACCCCGCCGAGGTTGTGACGGTTGGTGACCACATCGAGGCCCTGGTCCTCCAGAAGGAGGACAAGGAGGGTCGTCTGATCCTCTCCAAGAAGCGGGCGCAGTACGAGCGGGCCTGGGGCACGATCGAGAAGATCAAGGACGAGGACGGTGTCGTCCGCGGCTCGGTCATCGAGGTGGTCAAGGGTGGCCTCATCCTCGACATCGGGCTGCGCGGCTTCCTGCCCGCGTCCCTGGTCGAGATGCGGCGCGTGCGCGACCTGCAGCCGTACGTCGGGCGTGAGCTCGAGGCCAAGATCATCGAGCTGGACAAGAACCGCAACAACGTGGTCCTGTCCCGCCGGGCCTGGCTGGAGCAGACGCAGTCCGAGGTGCGCACCGAGTTCCTCAACAAGCTGCAGAAGGGCCAGGTCCGCAAGGGCGTCGTGTCCTCGATCGTCAACTTCGGCGCCTTCGTTGACCTCGGCGGCGTCGACGGTCTGGTGCACGTCTCCGAGCTGTCCTGGAAGCACATCGACCACCCGTCCGAGGTCGTCGAGGTCGGCCAGGAGGTCGAGGTCGAGGTTCTGGACGTCGACCTGGACCGCGAGCGCGTCTCGCTGTCGCTGAAGGCGACGCAGGAGGACCCGTGGCGGCAGTTCGCCCGCACCCACGCGATCCAGCAGATCGTGCCGGGTAAGGTCACCAAGCTGGTGCCGTTCGGTGCGTTCGTCCGGGTCGACGACGGCATCGAGGGCCTGGTCCACATCTCCGAGCTGGCCGAGCGCCACGTGGAGATCCCGGAGCAGGTCGTCCAGGTCGGCTCCGAGGTCATGGTCAAGGTCATCGACATCGACCTGGAACGCCGCCGGATCTCGCTGTCGCTCAAGCAGGCCAACGAGGGCTTCGTCGAGGGCGAGGAGCACTTCGACCCGACCCTCTACGGCATGGCCGCGACGTACGACACCGAGGGCAACTACATCTACCCGGAGGGCTTCGACCCGGAGACGGGCGAGTGGCTCGAGGGGTACGACAAGCAGCGCGAGACCTGGGAGAACCAGTACGCCGAGGCCCGTCAGCGTTGGGAGGCCCACACCAAGCAGGTGCAGACCTCTCGCGCCGCCGACGCCGAGGCCGCTGCCAACCCGACTCCGGTCGTCCCGGCTGCCAGTGGCGGCACCACCTCCTCGTCCAGCCCGGCCCCGAGCCGGCAGGCCGAGGAGCCGGCCGGCACCCTGGCCACCGACGAGGCGCTCGCCGCTCTGCGGGAGAAGCTCGCCGGCGGCAAGTGA
- a CDS encoding TerC family protein, translating to MDVSGLVWAGTLVALTAVLFVDLLIIGRRPHEPSVRESSLWVAFYVGLALLFGAGVWLTAGASSAGQFYTGWLTEYSLSVDNLFVFVIIMARFGVPRPYQQKVLLIGIVLALVMRGGFIAAGAALISQFSWVFYIFGAFLIYTAVNLARQGEPDEDEFSENLLIRWSRRALPISKGYDDAKMTTHENGRRLFTPMLIVMIAIGTTDLIFALDSIPAIFGITQEPYLVFTANVFALMGLRQLYFLLGGLLDRLIYLSYGLAVVLGFIGVKLVLEALADNNLPFINGGKHVAWAPHIPIWLSLLVILGTLGIATIASLVKSARDRRRELAGARR from the coding sequence TTGGACGTGTCCGGATTGGTGTGGGCGGGGACCCTCGTCGCACTGACTGCGGTGCTGTTCGTCGACCTGTTGATCATTGGTCGGCGCCCGCACGAGCCGAGCGTGCGGGAGTCGAGCCTCTGGGTCGCCTTCTACGTGGGCCTCGCGCTGCTCTTCGGCGCCGGCGTGTGGCTGACCGCCGGGGCCAGCTCCGCCGGCCAGTTCTACACCGGCTGGCTCACCGAGTACAGCCTCTCGGTGGACAACCTGTTCGTCTTCGTCATCATCATGGCCCGCTTCGGGGTGCCCCGGCCGTACCAGCAGAAGGTGCTGCTCATCGGCATCGTGTTGGCGCTGGTGATGCGCGGCGGATTCATCGCCGCCGGCGCGGCGTTGATCTCGCAGTTCTCCTGGGTGTTCTACATCTTCGGCGCGTTCCTCATCTACACGGCTGTCAACCTGGCCCGCCAGGGTGAGCCGGACGAGGACGAGTTCTCCGAGAACCTGCTGATCCGCTGGAGCAGGCGGGCGCTGCCGATCTCCAAGGGCTACGACGACGCGAAGATGACGACCCACGAGAACGGGCGGCGGCTGTTCACGCCGATGCTCATCGTGATGATCGCGATCGGCACCACCGACCTGATCTTCGCTCTGGACTCGATCCCGGCGATCTTCGGCATCACGCAGGAGCCGTACCTGGTCTTCACCGCCAACGTCTTCGCGCTGATGGGTCTGCGCCAGCTCTACTTCCTGCTCGGCGGCCTGCTCGACCGGCTGATCTACCTGAGCTACGGGTTGGCCGTCGTGCTGGGCTTCATCGGCGTCAAGCTGGTGCTGGAGGCGCTTGCCGACAACAACCTGCCGTTCATCAACGGCGGAAAGCACGTCGCGTGGGCGCCGCACATCCCGATCTGGTTGTCCCTGCTGGTCATCCTCGGCACGCTCGGCATCGCCACCATCGCCAGCCTGGTCAAGTCCGCCCGCGACAGGCGCCGCGAGCTGGCCGGGGCCCGACGCTGA
- the pnuC gene encoding nicotinamide riboside transporter PnuC, with protein MIIDWLTGTAFRVGGTGTTWAELLGFATGVVNVWLVARQRIANWPIGIANVLLLMLLFGTAGLYADAGLQVVYVALGCYGWWHWLFGGERRTGIEVSRTGRGEWLTLAVVGVLLTGALWALLDRATDSTVPLPDALTTALSLLATYGQTRKRVESWWLWIAADLIYIPLYAYKGLHLTAALYLVFLALCVVGLRAWRADLRRPDRPTPTPTPVPPGPAPATA; from the coding sequence GTGATCATCGACTGGCTCACCGGCACCGCGTTCCGGGTGGGCGGCACCGGCACCACGTGGGCGGAACTGCTCGGGTTCGCCACAGGTGTGGTGAACGTGTGGCTGGTGGCCCGGCAGCGGATCGCCAACTGGCCGATCGGCATCGCCAACGTGCTGCTGCTCATGCTGCTGTTCGGGACCGCCGGCCTGTACGCCGACGCCGGGTTGCAGGTCGTCTACGTCGCGCTCGGCTGCTACGGCTGGTGGCACTGGCTGTTCGGGGGCGAGCGGCGGACCGGGATCGAGGTGAGCCGGACCGGCCGGGGCGAGTGGCTGACGCTGGCCGTCGTCGGAGTGCTGCTCACCGGCGCGCTCTGGGCCCTGCTGGACCGGGCCACCGACTCGACGGTGCCGTTGCCGGACGCGCTGACCACGGCGCTGTCCCTGCTTGCCACGTACGGTCAGACCCGCAAGCGGGTGGAGAGCTGGTGGCTCTGGATCGCCGCCGACCTGATCTACATCCCGCTGTACGCGTACAAGGGGCTGCACCTGACCGCCGCGCTGTACCTGGTGTTCCTCGCCCTGTGCGTGGTCGGGCTGCGTGCCTGGCGAGCCGATCTGCGCCGCCCCGACCGCCCGACCCCGACCCCGACCCCGGTGCCACCCGGCCCGGCTCCGGCCACCGCGTGA
- a CDS encoding antibiotic biosynthesis monooxygenase family protein encodes MVLEVALIDVLPGHEDAFAAAYAEGHPVLAGTPGCRSVRMTRGIESPTRFVLLVEWDSVEAHEKNFRDTERFAEWRALIGPHFAGPPLVEHFLDVPA; translated from the coding sequence ATGGTGCTTGAGGTCGCGCTCATCGACGTACTGCCCGGACACGAGGACGCGTTCGCCGCCGCGTACGCCGAGGGTCACCCGGTGCTCGCCGGGACGCCCGGCTGCCGGTCCGTGCGGATGACCCGGGGCATCGAGTCTCCGACCCGGTTCGTGCTGCTGGTCGAATGGGACTCGGTCGAGGCGCACGAGAAGAACTTCCGGGACACCGAACGGTTCGCCGAGTGGCGGGCGTTGATCGGGCCGCACTTCGCCGGGCCGCCGCTTGTCGAGCACTTCCTCGACGTACCGGCCTGA
- a CDS encoding mandelate racemase/muconate lactonizing enzyme family protein yields the protein MTISAVRTHRVSAPLHTPFVTALRRTTTVDTLVVELIDADGRSGFGEAPQVWQVTGASVAGAQACVRELLGPLLTGRDPDDLVTRCAEVQRAVVGNEAAKAAVDVALHDLAARRLGVPLVRLLGGTTLRVPTDVTLAAGDAVDLAAAARQRQADGFGVLKLKVGTDAAGDLDRVRAVRAAVGAGARIRLDANQGWTPREAVRVIRGIEDAGLDVELVEQPVARWDLDGLAWVSDRVSVPILADEAVFGVRDLVEVIRRRAADLVNVKLAKCGGLHPARTLLELAAAHGLGTVVGSMMESQVGIGAAASLVAAYGTTAVSDLDAAWWLAWSPVQGGIRYEGPTVVLPDAPGLGISGIAEAKMQSHG from the coding sequence ATGACGATCTCGGCGGTACGCACCCACCGGGTTTCTGCCCCCTTACACACCCCGTTCGTCACCGCGCTGCGCCGCACCACCACCGTGGACACCCTGGTCGTCGAGCTGATCGACGCCGATGGTCGGTCCGGCTTCGGCGAGGCGCCGCAGGTGTGGCAGGTCACCGGCGCGTCGGTCGCCGGCGCGCAGGCGTGCGTACGGGAACTGCTCGGACCGCTGCTCACCGGGCGTGACCCGGACGACCTGGTGACCCGCTGCGCCGAGGTGCAGCGGGCGGTGGTCGGCAACGAGGCCGCGAAGGCGGCGGTGGACGTGGCCCTGCACGACCTGGCCGCGCGGCGGTTGGGCGTACCCCTGGTGCGGTTGCTCGGCGGCACCACCCTGCGGGTTCCGACGGACGTCACCCTCGCTGCGGGCGACGCGGTGGATCTGGCGGCGGCCGCGCGCCAGCGGCAGGCCGACGGCTTCGGCGTGCTGAAGCTGAAGGTCGGTACGGACGCGGCCGGCGACCTGGACCGGGTGCGGGCGGTCCGCGCGGCGGTCGGCGCCGGTGCCCGGATCCGGCTCGACGCCAACCAGGGCTGGACGCCGCGCGAGGCGGTCCGGGTGATCCGTGGGATCGAGGACGCCGGGCTGGACGTGGAGCTGGTCGAGCAGCCGGTCGCCCGCTGGGACCTGGACGGGCTGGCGTGGGTGAGTGACCGGGTGTCCGTGCCGATCCTGGCCGACGAGGCGGTCTTCGGGGTCCGCGACCTGGTCGAGGTGATCCGCCGTCGGGCCGCCGACCTGGTGAACGTGAAGCTTGCCAAGTGTGGCGGGCTGCACCCGGCGCGCACCCTGCTGGAGCTGGCCGCCGCGCACGGCCTCGGCACTGTGGTCGGGTCGATGATGGAGAGTCAGGTCGGCATCGGCGCGGCGGCGAGCCTGGTCGCCGCGTACGGCACCACGGCGGTCTCCGACCTGGACGCCGCCTGGTGGCTGGCCTGGTCCCCGGTGCAGGGCGGGATCCGCTACGAGGGGCCGACCGTGGTGCTGCCGGACGCCCCTGGCCTGGGCATCTCCGGCATCGCTGAAGCAAAGATGCAGAGTCATGGTTGA